One genomic region from Vanacampus margaritifer isolate UIUO_Vmar chromosome 2, RoL_Vmar_1.0, whole genome shotgun sequence encodes:
- the sec62 gene encoding translocation protein SEC62: protein MAERRRHKKRIQEESEPTKEERAVAKYMRFNCPNKSTNMMGQRVHYFTASKAVDCLLDSKWAKAKKGEEAVFTTRDSVVDYCNRLLKKEFFSRALKVMKKKSEKDTKKDKKSKGDSGKEEDRKGKKDKDKKKEAADAGEAKKDKSDDSPKKKKEVKKKFKLELHEDEVFLDGNEVYVWIYDPVHFKTFAMGLIVVIAVIAATLFPLWPAEMRVGVYYLSVAAGCFVASILLLAVARCILFLLIWLVTGGRHHLWFLPNLTADVGFIDSFRPLYTHEYKGPRGGTSKKVKEDAGAGEARKSDSDDNKSDSEKKEDEEEEYEDDDKERKSGEDEEEEEERRSDTDSERKEDDGSQHSNGNDFEMITREELDQHTEEDKDQEDKEKEVEERKDTQVHATQS from the exons ATGGCGGAGCGCAGGAGACACAAGAAACGGATCCAG gAGGAAAGCGAACCCACCAAGGAGGAGAGGGCGGTGGCCAAATACATGCGCTTCAACTGTCCCAACAAGTCCACCAACATGATGGGCCAAAGAGTGCATTACTTCACTG CATCCAAGGCGGTGGACTGTTTGCTGGACTCCAAGTGGGCCAAGGCCAAGAAGGGCGAGGAAGCCGTCTTCACCACCAGAGACTCGGTGGTCGACTACTGCAACAG GCTCCTGAAGAAGGAGTTCTTCAGCCGAGCGCTCAAAgtgatgaagaagaagtctgAGAAGGACACCAAGAAGGACAAGAAGTCCAAGGGCGACAGTGGCAAGGAGGAGGACAGGAAGGGGAAGAAGGACAAAGACAAGAAGAAGGAGGCGGCGGATGCCGGCGAAGCCAAGAAGGACAAGAGC GACGACAGccccaagaagaagaaggaagtgAAGAAGAAGTTCAAACTGGAGCTGCACGAGGACGAAGTCTTCCTCGATGGAAACGAG GTGTACGTGTGGATTTACGACCCGGTCCACTTCAAGACCTTCGCCATGGGGCTGATCGTGG TGATTGCCGTGATCGCCGCCACGCTCTTCCCGCTGTGGCCTGCCGAGATGCGCGTGGGCGTGTACTACTTGAGCGTGGCCGCCGGCTGCTTCGTGGCCAGCATTCTGCTCCTGGCCGTCG CTCGCTGCATCCTGTTCCTGCTCATCTGGCTGGTGACGGGCGGACGCCACCACTTGTGGTTCCTGCCCAACCTGACGGCCGACGTGGGCTTCATCGACTCCTTCCGCCCGCTCTACACGCACGAGTACAAAGGCCCGCGAGGCGGCACCAGCAAGAAGGTCAAAGAGGACGCAGGCGCAGGCGAGGCCCGCAAGTCGGACAGCGATGACAACAAGTCAGACAGCGAGAagaaggaggacgaggaggaggagtacGAAGACGACGACAAGGAGCGTAAAAGCGGcgaggacgaagaggaggaggaagagcggCGCTCGGACACGGACAGCGAGCGCAAGGAGGACGACGGATCGCAGCACAGCAACGGCAACGACTTTGAGATGATCACCAGGGAGGAACTGGACCAGCACACGGAAGAAGACAAAGACCaggaagacaaagaaaaagaggTGGAGGAGCGTAAAGACACTCAAGTCCATGCGACTCAATCATaa
- the samd7 gene encoding sterile alpha motif domain-containing protein 7 — protein sequence MTPREQLRKMTALGEQGALDEKHWYRLVNGMSANELRQRQEMMMRNQMAMTPQILAQGQQRLQGVPTPFEPRFMERELVPPAEMVTPDGRQMHMGPHLGPPLAPHAGVLPGRGFPGAAGYGFLPSEPMETVARRQELIHKQNMARMEMNAILHQKELENAHQKGLMGMETPMSYPSNPMPFRGRQRMPDSHDVFVHRPTLDDLHSNSIIMTANPYPPIGTLHRERGRRVGRRPVTHKTADHPSGHIKGPAEDKSVERSPGGASGGEEKEVEVKREIGEECSVNKVHHPAKVDSEAAAGGRKIFKEGEVGLRKGGAPDQCADASNGGANDKDAPSQCATFQEKFIYPPGGMPYMFPVAGNGFLPPGAPNVFLNGDEVSEDIRKWSVNDVYNFINNIPSCSEYAQTFKDHMIDGETLPLLSEEHLLDTLGLKLGPALKIRSQVSRRMGSILYMMNLPLPSGPLQTAPDKSADHLSEMGSPVNCNTEEMMMMAASPREAIDVLKPPEHLCEPDNSSPRAKELAAEAV from the exons ATGACCCCTCGCGAGCAGCTGAGGAAGATGACGGCACTGGGAGAGCAGGGAGCTTTGGACGAGAAGCACTGGTACCGCCTGGTCAACGGCATGTCGGCGAACG AGCTGAGGCAGAGGCaggagatgatgatgaggaaCCAAATGGCCATGACGCCACAGATCCTCGCCCAGGGTCAGCAGAGGTTACAGGGGGTCCCGACACCGTTTGAACCGCGGTTCATGGAAAG GGAGTTGGTCCCTCCAGCTGAAATGGTGACTCCGGACGGAAGGCAGATGCACATGGGCCCTCACCTGGGCCCCCCTCTGGCGCCACATGCTGGCGTCCTGCCGGGGAGGGGCTTTCCAGGAGCAG CTGGCTATGGCTTCCTGCCGTCAGAGCCCATGGAAACAGTTGCCCGGCGACAGGAGCTCATCCACAAGCAAAACATGGCCAG AATGGAAATGAATGCCATACTGCACCAGAAAGAGCTGGAGAATGCCCACCAAAAGGGTCTGATGGGCATGGAGACCCCCATGTCGTACCCTTCCAACCCCATGCCCTTCCGAGGTCGCCAGCGCATGCCCGACAGCCACGACGTCTTCGTCCACCGGCCCACCCTGGACGACCTCCACTCCAACAGCATCATCATGACGGCCAACCCTTACCCCCCGATTGGCACGCTGCACAGAGAGCGGGGCCGGCGGGTGGGCAGGCGGCCCGTAACCCACAAGACTGCCGATCACCCCAGCGGTCACATCAAGGGCCCAGCAGAGGACAAAAGCGTGGAGCGGAGTCCGGGAGGCGCGTCCGGTGGGGAGGAGAAGGAGGTGGAGGTGAAGAGGGAAATAGGAGAGGAGTGCTCTGTCAACAAGGTGCACCACCCAGCCAAAGTGGATTCGGAGGCGGCCGCAGGAGGCAGAAAGATCTTCAAGGAGGGCGAGGTGGGCCTGCGCAAGGGCGGGGCTCCGGACCAATGCGCGGACGCCAGCAACGGTGGAGCCAATGATAAAGATGCTCCCAGCCAGTGTGCCACCTTCCAGGAGAAGTTCATATATCCCCCAGGGGGCATGCCTTACATGTTCCCCGTTGCCGGAAATGGATTCCTACCACCAG GTGCACCCAATGTCTTCCTAAACGGTGATGAGGTGTCGGAGGACATCAGGAAGTGGAGCGTCAACGACGTTTACAACTTTATCAATAACATTCCCTCATGTTCGGAGTATGCTCAG ACGTTTAAAGACCACATGATTGATGGCGAGACGCTGCCCCTCCTCTCAGAGGAACATTTGCTGGACACACTGGGCCTGAAGCTAGGGCCTGCTCTGAAGATCCGATCTCAG GTGTCGAGGCGCATGGGCAGCATATTGTACATGATGAACCTCCCGCTCCCCAGCGGCCCCCTGCAGACCGCCCCCGACAAGTCTGCCGACCATTTGTCAGAGATGGGCTCCCCGGTCAACTGCAACACGgaggagatgatgatgatggctgcGAGTCCACGGGAGGCCATCGATGTCCTCAAACCCCCCGAGCACCTCTGCGAGCCCGACAACAGTTCCCCTCGTGCTAAAGAGTTAGCCGCCGAGGCCGTTTGA